The Ptychodera flava strain L36383 chromosome 14, AS_Pfla_20210202, whole genome shotgun sequence genome segment CAGCAGATAAATATCACCAAAAAACATACAGCAACTTTTCCCACACCAGACTGCGCTTTTTAAAAGAATTTGGCCTCAACCACATAGTGCCCTCACACATTTCCAGGCAAAGTTTGACGTCAATACTGCTGTGTGACAGATATAGGTTTGCATAAGAGGCGTAGCATTCGTGAAACCCAGGTAAAATTTGTACAGATTGGATGTATTTGAAAGACTTCTTGTTTGAATTGGGAAAACAtaaaaagacaacgaaaagcGGTATTCACAGAGAGGTACACTCTGATTAGGTGGTAGGCAGGTTTACTTTTGAATGTAAACAGTCTGTCTACAATTTACCACTGACTGTTTTTACAAAGACTATGAACATCAAACTGCATTGAGGAAAGGGTGATTCTCTATGTATAGATACAGAAACCTGTGAAATTGCCCACACAAATTGGTGGTATACAACtgtatgtatggatatgacTGTTGTTGATAAGTCTTGGAAATTCAGGCCTGGGTACAATCTAGAAAGGGATGCCATTATCTTGAATTCCACTGGGTTTTTAAAGGACTAGTATGACAATTTGAtcttatttcattatttatttatctatttagttatttatttatttatttatttatttactggttttatttgatttgctttttcatttgttatttattatttattgtttttatttaatttattttttcattaattatttatttacttatttatttacaacACTGTGAACTACATGCTTTCTGATTATTTGACTGTCTGACTagattaaattgaaaaaatagaTCCATCATATTATGATAGCTTCACTTGTTGGCATTTCACTTTTCCCTTTGTATGGACATTGAACTTTGTCtttattttatcatgataaAACTTATATTCACACAACATTtgcaatatgagagagagagagagagagagagagagagagagagagagagagagaggggggagagaCTAGCTGACAAAATACAGTCTTACCTCTCAGTGACAGAAAATAATGATTAATTTCTGGACAAACAGTATATTCATTGCACAAAATCAACATGAAATACAATTCAATAGAAAAGTTGTTTGTTATCATCAACCGATCAGTTCAAATTACATTCTATCATCGGCAGTAATCTGTTGAAGATTTCTGTGTCAGCTAGTATCTTGCCTATGTGAGTTGTGCCTCGCCAGCTCAAGAAGCTAAGAAGCCTTGCAGACATAAAGAGTTTAACCTTTCCGCCCTTTGTTCCATCAACCATGGAATAATCACATTGTTTTCCACAGCTGGTCGATGAATTCTCTGACTACTGGGGAAAACGAGTAGGTTTAAAAGACTTCCAAAGTACACCACATAGTGATTGCACACACAGTTACCGTTCAAGAGCTGCGTGTTATATCGCAACGCATGTAAACATGTCAGCTTAGATAAAATGGCGACAGCGACTGCCTCGTGACGGAGCGCATCCGGTGTTTCACACTTTATCGGCACTACAGTGATATCAGACTTCGTTAACTGCTTCAAACACAAGGGGGACGCGCATCCTCCAAGACTAGAGTCAGTTTTAGCATGTACATGATGTTCACTGTCATTACCACACGCATCAGTTGTTTTGGGATTATCTGAATGTGACTAACAAACTCTCATTGAATCAGAATTCCTCCAGACAGTAAATGACCTCTGGGAGGCCTGGATAATCACATGTGGATTTCTTTCTAAAATCCCTCAACACTTGTTCCAATTAGATCAACACAACCAAATCACTTACTCAATTTTCGTCAATGGATTTGATTGGGCTTTGACTTGATTGTCTTTTCACACACAGGAATGACAATGACGATGTCAGCCGACCACCGATATGAGCGGGGCTTCTTTTTGCGCATGAAATCAACGCTCACCAAGAGGGGAGTACATATCAAGTCTTCGGGCTATAAGGTAAGCAAATGTAAAACACGAGATAATGCGGCAAAGATACATGTAAAGTCTACGTGTACAGTAAGTTTGTAATGACAAGGCAATGTACATGTCGATTACATACAGGTAGTTTGGTCCTCAAAAACATACATATCTGAATGAAatagtttttggaaaaaataaattatctCACCTCTTTTTGTTGCATCCGATGATCAAGTGAGTCTAGTTTGAACATTCAGATACACTGCAATTTCTTAAGATACATGTAGCAAATAAGTCATACAGTAGGCTGTATCATTGATacttttcattgattttaaatttaaagttttcacTCATTTTGTCATATCTGCTGGTTTATGGCGTGTGCAAAAACACCCTTGCTATCAGAAATATTCAGAAATCCTTTAGAAGAGGACTTCAGATGGATGGTTCTGTACATTTAAAGCTTTTTACACTTCTATATCTGTACAGCAGTATTGTTTTCAACTGAAGTAGAATAGGATAATTGCTGTTTTTCGAGATTGCTGAAATGGGACCATCAGTTCTGAACACAACCAGTAAAATTTGGTTACAGGAAATCCAGCTTCGGAGCATATTTACaggttttgtttgtcatttttccaggTTGTTCAAATATCTGGTAGGCTTCGACCTCGAATGATATTGACCCACACACAGCGCCAGCCAGTCACAATCATAGGGTTCGTCGCACTAGCTCATTCACTGCCATCCCCGAACATCAATGAAATTCGCATGGAGTGTGAGATGTTTGTCAGCAAAGCCAATctggatatgaaaatttcattctgtgAACCAAGGTATGTGTTTCTCTTCAGCCAACATTGACAACTGACTTTGTACGATGCAAGTTGTCAAATGTAGTAAACTGCACATGTTAATTTCAGGATTACTATTTCATCTGGTCCCCAAACCCAAGCTTGACAATAACTATACTCCTCTTATACATCCACCATGCACACGTACCCTCCATTGAGTCCAAAATTCTTAGTGCTTACCTTCATTTCAGACTCCGTCAACTTCTTTTTTGGCACTGATCCTAATGTATCAATAAGTGGTCTTTATTCTGTATTTCCGGGCCATCGGCCCAATATATAAACAAAACTCAGATAACATTATTAATCCTAGTGTCTCACTAAAATTTACACTGACCAAATTGCAAAGAACAGGAAAAGAACAATTTCCTAATCAACCAGGCCACATTCCCAACAGAAAAACTTCAGACTTGCATTCGAGCACAAACTTCACAACTTTTCTGTACTTTAAAAACCTTTGACAAATGATCAAACCTGGTAAAACCTTCACTGACAAATCACAATATTTTGACTTTCCTTTgagtattttcatttcatagtTGAATCACTGATGCTGTCTTCCTCATGACAAATataaaattgtgacaaaacaatatttataaCAAAATACAATCATTACCACAATTTGCATCTTAAAGGTAAATGTAAGACAAATAAGGGCAATAATCTTGTGAACGACCGTGCCATACACTTCAGGAAggcatttcaacatttttaaatgTGAAACATGAGACCAATGTAAACCATCTGTTTAGTTCATCACCTCTGCATAAGCAGTTGCATTATGAATGCATCACTCGAAATTTAAACTTGTTTAttgtgaaaactgaaaattgaatttaaaaaaaagcaaaaaaagaaggaaaatagtgcacataatttgttttgaccaaaaatttaatcttttgaCAGATGTTAGTTTTGTTGCTTGGAAgaagaaaaattttgaaatgtgaaaaatcaGACAATAGTGAAATGCATGAGTGCTCATGAAAAAGAGATGTAAGACAAAAAGACAATATATGACAAAGTCATTCATAATTTTCACTGTTCCCAACTACCATTCACATATCGTGTATGTTAGCTGATAATATATGGGATTCATATCTTGCTTTCTCTCACTGTGGATTTAACTGTAATGCCTACATGTCAAGGTATTTTTTTATAAGTCAAGATCTATGCCGAGATCAAGCAGGGGCAAAAACAACAGTTCACCTAGCTGACCCTAATAAAGTCAGCTTTACTGTGAAGGTGCGGACAATATTTTACTACTCAGGGCATAAATGTCAGGATATACCTATGACATTATATTTTAAGGGTAACTATAAAACAGTTGGACGTGGGAAAGATGAGATCAGCCAATGATATGCCATGATCTACCCGCAGATATCACCCATCTTCagaaatttgttacttttttagCTGGATATAGGCCTAATAAAGTACTGGCTGGAGACAAGACACAGAAGTTGCTATTAGAAAGTGTCACTGCATATAAAATAACCATAGGGAGACATTTGCAGACACTCATAAAGACTTGATTACAGTCCTTCTCAGATGCTAAATAAATGGATGATGGTGGAAAGATGATAGTCAATGACACATCTTCCTGACCTGTTCCTCCATTATTTGATACtcgtaaaaataataaaactgtCAGCTTTGGTTTAGACGGGATATCAATAAATCAGTCACCTAGCAAATTAGAAATGTCAGACCTGAAGACAAAATCATGGGCTCCGTGTTGCTCACAAAGGATGTCAGATGTGAGAAGCTGAGAATGAGCCCCCTAGAGCCTCATTCTGGAGAGCATTGAAAttttagtctggttccctgacccatttccccggtagagggcgtggggaaatatagggtcaggtaccgggtagccatcttgaacagaattttgttcaagatggctgaggttagtcacctgacagaacatgctacaacaaatatggctgctaccatgaaaacgccggtcaaaattcgactggatcagaattatgttcgaacactggtatccgaaccaaaaacattggcacacgagacgggaaacataaactgaaaggattaatccagaagtatggggaaatagaggtgattgaaggctggctgtgatatcgcagcagtacttgttgcgtgtatcgaacgcgctagggtcattgaggtcatcgcagACTTTGGCGTGACCCctatgacccgagcacgttcgatacacgccacaactactgctgcgatatcacagctaattgaaagcaaactttgttggaactgtgagcgacgattgatttcgatggatagaatggtgtccgaatttcgtgaaaaatgccaggcatcatgtcgacgttctaaaagtattaagaggtgtgctaagtcacagtggctaaatcatggaggtagaaagtctttctttctacctccacggctttgtggtacaaacaagaagttggtgtcaagtgagcctgaaagtgcgaaacccaagaaagatgagaaaacgttacaagtgttactttcatccaataacagcttgttttattttaacccaatagcgtccatgtttacattagccggtacctgaccctatatttcccacgccctctaccggggaaatgggtcagggaaccagactattgAAATTTATGAGCCGTGAACTGTAGAGGGCAGCCTTGTTCAGTCAGTGGAAAGGAGTCTTACAGTTCAAGGAACATAAAATGGGAATTTAACACATATAAACTGACATATTAACCTTCCAGTTACATCATAAATGAAATATAACAACATTTAACgtttttacaaacaaaatttcCGTGCTGTTTGATTGCAGAATAAATCACTACATGGATTTGACGCCTAGTGATGTTTTAGGAAAGAGTGTATATGATTTCCTACATGCAGAGGATGTTGCTGAAATGAGAACGAGTCATTTTGACCGTGagtattcaaataaatatagtcTGTAGTGTCCAACTTCCTAATATTATTTAAGTTTTGTTGACATTGTGTATAATGATTAAGACAGGAACTTGATGACAAAACTTGTAGGGATTAacgtttcatcatttttatccTCTTGCTTCTTGTGCCATTTCCAAGTGTTGAACAAGGGTCAAGTCGTAACCAAGTATTTCAGATGGATGACCAAAAGTGGTGGCTATATCTGGATCCAAACTAGTGCAACCATCACCTCTACAAAGAATACCAATGAACGGTTGGTTGTGTGTATCAACTACATTCTCAGGTATGGACTACTATTTTGATGGCTGGACCTCACCTAAACTTTCATGAAATATCTACAATTGTTTTGTTTCCACAAAATAAGGGAGGTTTGCCATGCCTTTTTCgttcatttatttcaaaacttgagCACCTGATATTTCAACGTGTCATGTCTGTTTTGTAGCTAACCTATAAATCACTGAATTGTTTACGTGATTGCAATATAGTGTTATCATTCTATTCCATACAATATACAGAgtgtttgatattttgtcaGAGTATTCCATTGGCACTTTGTGCATTTTGCATTCACATCAGTGGCAAACACATGTAGTAAAGTCTTCATATATAGTGCATAGTGCATTTTTATATTTGACTTGCATGCACACATAAAATTGCCCAGTGTGGGttccaaaaatatatgtttacaTCAATGTGCAGTTTGGGTTGTAATTATGAATTTTATAGTAgaactatacattgtaggctgcAAGTTACGGTATACCTGATTGTGCTCTTTCAGATAGCCTTAGTAAATTTCTGTTCAGGTCTCAGTGAGTAAATGTTCTGTTTTGCCAACActctaaattttgaaacatagaTAGGTAAGCTGTTGAATACACGTACAGGAAAATGAAAACAGGTTCAATTGGCTTTCTCAGTTGATAAACAGaacagcatacatgtatatcaacagAAATTGGGTACTGTTTCACCTGTCAGTATAACTCGATGGTGGGAATACGAATGCCACAAACAAAGTAAAAGTCATATATGGCATGGTTTTCAGATACGACATCACCAAAGAAGTAAATTTCTGTGAGAAACGTTTGTACGTTTGCATTTCATGAAAAGCTACCAACATGCAGAGGATGTAAAAGATGCAAAACAGAATACATTCCATATTTTGGCCAGACTTGTAAAGACACGAGCAAATTATGGTCAAAGTCAATACCATCATTTAATCATCTTGTTTCTTTTTCAGTCAAGTAGAATACAAAAACTGTGTGATGGATATCTCTCAGCTACCAAACAGACCCACCGATGAAACCTCAGAGTCATCCAATACATCAGAAAGTGAAGCTGATTCAAGTAGTGACTCAGGTATGACAGCCGTGCTGCCTTTCTCCATGCTACAGACCTGTCAGATAGGGGAGAGCAAAATCATACCAAGTTTGGATATCCCTTGACCAGTAACCTACAGAAAACCAATGAATGTTAAATCTGGCCTTGGGACACTGCATTGTCATTCAGTTGCATTGCTTTTACATAGTCAGAAGGTCCCATGCATAGTATACACGTACATCACATCAAACACAGTGTGATCCTTCTACGATTATAGTGTTGGTCCTCAGATATTGTTGTTGATCTCCAGTATCACCACAACTCTCCTTTTTttcataaacaataaatataaaGCAGACATAGAGATAAATAATGCTTATGCTTCTTTGGTATAACTTCATGCATATTACTTTTTCTCTTTACAACATACAGAATAATACATACAGAagaaaacatacagaatatagTTGAATCATTTCATATGTCATCAGCAGTAGAATACTGATTAAATTTGCCTTTCTCATCAACAATATCTGCACGTGAACACTGCTTCTAACTATTTCTATCATAGAGAAGTGTAAGCTAAAGCCTcataacttttgctcaaaccttcctcGGGGAAACTTtctaccattctcttacaaaaataatgaatatcAATCAGGAGTCACCaggcaaattttagtactagagaaaaaaatgtacaaaaatttctgatatggaaaataaaaatggCTGCATCTCTATGTCaagtctatggggaaaaattaaatgttcgatattcacaaaactatgatggtgaaaagtttaAACTTCAGTTGTGAGATTTTATTGTTAATTGCCTTAACGGCATATGTCCTTGTAAGTTTATAACTATAAGCTGAAGCATACCTGAAATTAAGTTTcagaggaaaacaaaagacagcaAACAAACCTGATGTGTGAGATCATAAAACAAGCCTGTTTAACAATACTGTCTTTGCTTACAGATGAGGAAGCTGATCCCAAGGAGAGCTCACACAACAGTGATGACAGTGAAAATAGAGACCATGGCTCCAAAAGAAGAAACCACTCCACCCAGAATAAGCACACCTCAAAGAAAGGCAAGAAACGGGCAAAGGGACCTGGCGGGAAAGGTGccaaaaagcaaaaatatgaGCAAAGACAACACAGGGACATTGGGGACACAAAAGTAATAACAGCTGTAAAACAGCACGTATTAGTCAATTCTGAGGAACCAAAAGTGAATGATGTAGCAGAAGAGATGGAAGAAAAAGTGTCTAAAGGGACACAACAGTCTGAAAGAACTGATGTTATCAGTGAGGATTCTATCAAAAGGAGAGGACGGCCAAGAAAACGCAAAGTCATCCAACATGTCAATTCTTGCAACAGCCGAGAGAGCAGTACAGGGGCTGGCAGTTCAGATGTAGCCCCTCATATTGAAGGTGCTAAAACTTCTCCACCCATCACAAATGATCAAAACCCCTGTATTCCGTCCCCTCAATTCGACAACGGTATAGGGGTCAAGTCAGAACGCCAGGAGACTGACTTCCAGCTGGAAAGCTGGGACAACCCACCAAATCGGGAGATCACTCGCGAGCAGGCCACACTGCTCGACACGCCAGATAGCCCCTTCACCAGAAATCAAAGCCTGCACCGAAACATCAATCAGTCGCCAGTTAGCCAATCACCGATGAGTATACATGACATTCCAAAGAGCCCTTTTCAGAAGACATCATCAATATCAAGTCCAAGTACAGGAGTGCCAGAATCAGTGCTCACACCACCGGCAACAGAGACCACCAAGTCAGGATTCGTTCTGCCACCAGTTAGTTCGTTGACCCCATCAGTGATTAACATTACCCACAATGACTCACACCACCCTTTAAACCCACCGACATCGCTGTCTCCAATGGAGACAAGCAAAGACAACCAACCCTCTTCAGAAACTGTGACATCTATCAGTGCCATTGCGAGTGCACATGCTAGTCTCTTAGCCAATCTTACACCCCAAGCTGCCAAAGAGTCTGTGATAAACATCCATCCACACGTACTCACCACTGATTCGGTGACCACAGCATATGCTGGCATGCCCTACGCTAGTTACGACAAGTACACATACTCGCCATACGGAACTGCTATGAACTTGGCCACCCACGCAGCGGCTTACCAAGGTAACCACTACAGCCATGTCTCACCCTATGGCAATTACACACAAAGTCAAGAGACTCCCATGGACTTGACCTACGGAAGTGGCTACGGCTCTCACATGCAAATTGTGCGACCTGAAATCTTACAGAATGTCGCCAAGCAGCAGTACCTCGGCGGGGCCAAGTCACCATATGCAGCATTCGCAGATGCACACGATCAGCTGTCCAAGCTACACAGTAAGAGCAACGCTGATGTTTCTGGTGGTGGCCAGCAGAAAGTTTGACACATGTAAAAATGTCTCCTATCCAAAATGAAGAGTACTTCCTCCCctaaaccccctccccccttctTTGTACCCCAAACAATCCTCTATGAGGTACGGCAATTGAAGAAAAATGTGACTGTAAAGTGATGATAGTGATTTGTGATTCTTTGTGTTCCCTGTATCAGTATTTTGTACACATATCATCACCtttgttttatttcttgtgtttgaatttacaGTATGGGATGAAAAAAGTACATCTGATTCATACATCACCATGCcaagtaaaaaaaatttaaatagaAATCAGAAACAACCagagaaaataattattttcgATCACATTTGCCAACATGTCAGACATGATATGCAGTTACTTCATTATCACATAATAATATCATTTTATAAAAATGACACAAAGTTAGGTagaatttctttcaaattcacTCAAAAATAGTTCAATAATTGTCACTTTATGTGACAATTTGTTCCAAACTATTcagcattttgtttttttagaaTTACAATGTACTGCTTCCAGTAAAACATTGACTAGCAGGTGAGAGATTTGAGATGTTAGCACGCAACAAAGATGAACATAGAGTCAAAAACTATAATACAAttgtaaaaagtcaaaaaaaaattgaaataatgacataaataaAAAAGTTCCCATATATGCAGTTTGAGTACCATGTGTGCAGTCTCGCTGCCATTCCTTTGCAGAGTACACtgtttgattttttcctttttttcagtaAGCTTCCATTTTGgtacaaagaaagaaaaaaaagggcaaaaaatttcatttatatttcaaattttatgtgTGCATTAAACTTTTTAACAAATCCCTCATTTGGGTTATAAAGAAACTGTTCCACTTTAATAAACGACAAAAACTTTTGAAATCTTAAGCAGGCTAGTGTGAAGTACATGTGGCTTGAGATTTCTCCTTTTCTCCTATGGAATAGGACTGCAGAagcaattttcatttcaattttgcaaagTACTATAAAAAAGACGACAACAAAGTAAACGCTTGTGAAGCAATGTGTCATCCCCAATCTAATTGGGTGTGTTATATGTTGAGAAGTAGTGTGCTGTGAGCCAAAAGAAAAATGCCCTCAATCTAATTGAGACTAAAtgcttttgttttcattttcatttgcattCCATTATCAATCAACTCATGATGTGTCAGCTACTTTACCAAGTATTGTAGATTTCAATAGACCTCATTCCCGGACCATTTCTAGAGACCTTCATGTAGTAACTCCTTAGCTTTTTCCCTGACAAAtcttataaaaaaatattttttctaagACACAGAAAGTATAATGCTGCAAATTTTTAGAACAGAAACGATATCAATTTTTattgtgcaaaaatatttcagtttaGTTTTTGAATTCAGGCACAATATCCATGCTGAAAGCCAATATAACGTGTTCCTGTCTATTTTAAACATTTCATAATATCcacgtttttgtttttgtttgttgttttattttttgttttattggaTATTTTTGTTGCTTGTCAGAAGCAACTGCCATTAAAAACATTATACTTGCCAATAGATAAGATTTTAGTTACAATTTGAAGTTGATTAATAGTGTACACTTTGTTTCAAGATTTTACAGAACAGTCTGTTCCTGAGTAGTCGACAATGATAGCATACTGTAAAAGTAGTTAAAACACCTGTGAACTGTTTACAGGGTGTGTTATTAATCAGGCATTGAGCTTGCCAAGATCAGATTATTCCAAAGCAAATGGAAATATGATTGTATCAAGGGCTAATGTTATAACAATGACACAGAGACCAAGTTCTGAATGATATAATTTAGTCTGTCTTTTCCTCTGTTGTAGTGCAATTGCCTGTCCTGTGTCTTGTTGAAATATCCAACTCAATTTAACATGCCAAAATAAAACTAGAGGCCAAATATTATAGTCAGTGCCAAGACAAAGAGTGTTCATAGACCGAAACCTGAATTGGTGAGTTTTTATTCATAGTGCTACATTATTCCACAACTTACAGTTATA includes the following:
- the LOC139150200 gene encoding neuronal PAS domain-containing protein 3-like isoform X4, translating into MSSVQFCEFGKSDTVSIYWGNNSQTDTTAPPERNARIIAIRKEKSRDAARSRRGKENYEFYELAKMLPLPGAITSQLDKASIIRLTISYLRMRDFATQGDPPWNVIREIPPNTSVLQKDFKMPRRRSASVIATEVFEHHLGSHLLQSLDGFLFALTSDGRFLYVSETVSIYLGLSQVELTGSSVFDYVHPADHAELAEQLGMKLPPKTSGSSAEGGSGSGSSAASTPTVSSPHTPQQGMTMTMSADHRYERGFFLRMKSTLTKRGVHIKSSGYKVVQISGRLRPRMILTHTQRQPVTIIGFVALAHSLPSPNINEIRMECEMFVSKANLDMKISFCEPRINHYMDLTPSDVLGKSVYDFLHAEDVAEMRTSHFDLLNKGQVVTKYFRWMTKSGGYIWIQTSATITSTKNTNERLVVCINYILSQVEYKNCVMDISQLPNRPTDETSESSNTSESEADSSSDSDEEADPKESSHNSDDSENRDHGSKRRNHSTQNKHTSKKGKKRAKGPGGKGAKKQKYEQRQHRDIGDTKVITAVKQHVLVNSEEPKVNDVAEEMEEKVSKGTQQSERTDVISEDSIKRRGRPRKRKVIQHVNSCNSRESSTGAGSSDVAPHIEGAKTSPPITNDQNPCIPSPQFDNGIGVKSERQETDFQLESWDNPPNREITREQATLLDTPDSPFTRNQSLHRNINQSPVSQSPMSIHDIPKSPFQKTSSISSPSTGVPESVLTPPATETTKSGFVLPPVSSLTPSVINITHNDSHHPLNPPTSLSPMETSKDNQPSSETVTSISAIASAHASLLANLTPQAAKESVINIHPHVLTTDSVTTAYAGMPYASYDKYTYSPYGTAMNLATHAAAYQGNHYSHVSPYGNYTQSQETPMDLTYGSGYGSHMQIVRPEILQNVAKQQYLGGAKSPYAAFADAHDQLSKLHSKSNADVSGGGQQKV
- the LOC139150200 gene encoding neuronal PAS domain-containing protein 3-like isoform X7; the protein is MLSTMMDQKPPSVKTGEKELIIAIRKEKSRDAARSRRGKENYEFYELAKMLPLPGAITSQLDKASIIRLTISYLRMRDFATQGDPPWNVIREIPPNTSVLQKDFKMPRRRSASVIATEVFEHHLGSHLLQSLDGFLFALTSDGRFLYVSETVSIYLGLSQVELTGSSVFDYVHPADHAELAEQLGMKLPPKTSGSSAEGGSGSGSSAASTPTVSSPHTPQQGMTMTMSADHRYERGFFLRMKSTLTKRGVHIKSSGYKVVQISGRLRPRMILTHTQRQPVTIIGFVALAHSLPSPNINEIRMECEMFVSKANLDMKISFCEPRINHYMDLTPSDVLGKSVYDFLHAEDVAEMRTSHFDLLNKGQVVTKYFRWMTKSGGYIWIQTSATITSTKNTNERLVVCINYILSQVEYKNCVMDISQLPNRPTDETSESSNTSESEADSSSDSDEEADPKESSHNSDDSENRDHGSKRRNHSTQNKHTSKKGKKRAKGPGGKGAKKQKYEQRQHRDIGDTKVITAVKQHVLVNSEEPKVNDVAEEMEEKVSKGTQQSERTDVISEDSIKRRGRPRKRKVIQHVNSCNSRESSTGAGSSDVAPHIEGAKTSPPITNDQNPCIPSPQFDNGIGVKSERQETDFQLESWDNPPNREITREQATLLDTPDSPFTRNQSLHRNINQSPVSQSPMSIHDIPKSPFQKTSSISSPSTGVPESVLTPPATETTKSGFVLPPVSSLTPSVINITHNDSHHPLNPPTSLSPMETSKDNQPSSETVTSISAIASAHASLLANLTPQAAKESVINIHPHVLTTDSVTTAYAGMPYASYDKYTYSPYGTAMNLATHAAAYQGNHYSHVSPYGNYTQSQETPMDLTYGSGYGSHMQIVRPEILQNVAKQQYLGGAKSPYAAFADAHDQLSKLHSKSNADVSGGGQQKV
- the LOC139150200 gene encoding neuronal PAS domain-containing protein 3-like isoform X1, encoding MLLSTSEGRRHTPIIQQQKTDGIIAIRKEKSRDAARSRRGKENYEFYELAKMLPLPGAITSQLDKASIIRLTISYLRMRDFATQGDPPWNVIREIPPNTSVLQKDFKMPRRRSASVIATEVFEHHLGSHLLQSLDGFLFALTSDGRFLYVSETVSIYLGLSQVELTGSSVFDYVHPADHAELAEQLGMKLPPKTSGSSAEGGSGSGSSAASTPTVSSPHTPQQGMTMTMSADHRYERGFFLRMKSTLTKRGVHIKSSGYKVVQISGRLRPRMILTHTQRQPVTIIGFVALAHSLPSPNINEIRMECEMFVSKANLDMKISFCEPRINHYMDLTPSDVLGKSVYDFLHAEDVAEMRTSHFDLLNKGQVVTKYFRWMTKSGGYIWIQTSATITSTKNTNERLVVCINYILSQVEYKNCVMDISQLPNRPTDETSESSNTSESEADSSSDSDEEADPKESSHNSDDSENRDHGSKRRNHSTQNKHTSKKGKKRAKGPGGKGAKKQKYEQRQHRDIGDTKVITAVKQHVLVNSEEPKVNDVAEEMEEKVSKGTQQSERTDVISEDSIKRRGRPRKRKVIQHVNSCNSRESSTGAGSSDVAPHIEGAKTSPPITNDQNPCIPSPQFDNGIGVKSERQETDFQLESWDNPPNREITREQATLLDTPDSPFTRNQSLHRNINQSPVSQSPMSIHDIPKSPFQKTSSISSPSTGVPESVLTPPATETTKSGFVLPPVSSLTPSVINITHNDSHHPLNPPTSLSPMETSKDNQPSSETVTSISAIASAHASLLANLTPQAAKESVINIHPHVLTTDSVTTAYAGMPYASYDKYTYSPYGTAMNLATHAAAYQGNHYSHVSPYGNYTQSQETPMDLTYGSGYGSHMQIVRPEILQNVAKQQYLGGAKSPYAAFADAHDQLSKLHSKSNADVSGGGQQKV
- the LOC139150200 gene encoding neuronal PAS domain-containing protein 3-like isoform X3, whose translation is MLTCLEREARQASRQEADYYSAAAYRPMQTPDLVENFIIAIRKEKSRDAARSRRGKENYEFYELAKMLPLPGAITSQLDKASIIRLTISYLRMRDFATQGDPPWNVIREIPPNTSVLQKDFKMPRRRSASVIATEVFEHHLGSHLLQSLDGFLFALTSDGRFLYVSETVSIYLGLSQVELTGSSVFDYVHPADHAELAEQLGMKLPPKTSGSSAEGGSGSGSSAASTPTVSSPHTPQQGMTMTMSADHRYERGFFLRMKSTLTKRGVHIKSSGYKVVQISGRLRPRMILTHTQRQPVTIIGFVALAHSLPSPNINEIRMECEMFVSKANLDMKISFCEPRINHYMDLTPSDVLGKSVYDFLHAEDVAEMRTSHFDLLNKGQVVTKYFRWMTKSGGYIWIQTSATITSTKNTNERLVVCINYILSQVEYKNCVMDISQLPNRPTDETSESSNTSESEADSSSDSDEEADPKESSHNSDDSENRDHGSKRRNHSTQNKHTSKKGKKRAKGPGGKGAKKQKYEQRQHRDIGDTKVITAVKQHVLVNSEEPKVNDVAEEMEEKVSKGTQQSERTDVISEDSIKRRGRPRKRKVIQHVNSCNSRESSTGAGSSDVAPHIEGAKTSPPITNDQNPCIPSPQFDNGIGVKSERQETDFQLESWDNPPNREITREQATLLDTPDSPFTRNQSLHRNINQSPVSQSPMSIHDIPKSPFQKTSSISSPSTGVPESVLTPPATETTKSGFVLPPVSSLTPSVINITHNDSHHPLNPPTSLSPMETSKDNQPSSETVTSISAIASAHASLLANLTPQAAKESVINIHPHVLTTDSVTTAYAGMPYASYDKYTYSPYGTAMNLATHAAAYQGNHYSHVSPYGNYTQSQETPMDLTYGSGYGSHMQIVRPEILQNVAKQQYLGGAKSPYAAFADAHDQLSKLHSKSNADVSGGGQQKV